A genome region from Perca fluviatilis chromosome 20, GENO_Pfluv_1.0, whole genome shotgun sequence includes the following:
- the LOC120549053 gene encoding transmembrane protein 179, translated as MLSASRVGLSDELSLWGKRYVKGLNVIINLNTCVANGNTREDLHRLDADKMESHRPQPAHSFADLMLRLRSPMPPLRSRSFSRTQRAEEADRKMALDNLIFAQCILYFLSFVFGFIAVVPLSENTEDFGGKCLLFTRGMWQNENITVSKQRFIVEEWGPESSCSFITFVGITSLILSAVQAWRLLFFLCKGHDDSIFNAFLNLLISSLAVFTVFLSSTIVSVGFNMWCDSITEGGTMPSSCEDLQDTDLELGLDNSAFYDQFAIAQFGLWAAWLTWLGIAVMAFLKVYYNYRQEDLLDSLIHEKELLLGHSSRRKSDLKTGLI; from the exons ATGCTGTCAGCCAGTAGGGTAGGCCTATCAGATGAATTGTCCTTATGGGGTAAACGGTACGTTAAGGGGTTAAATGTCATAATTAACTTAAATACTTGTGTTGCAAATGGGAACACCAGAGAAGATCTACACCGCCTGGATGCAGATAAGATGGAGAGCCATAGGCCTCAGCCTGCTCATTCATTTGCTGATTTGATGCTGCGCCTCCGCTCACCGATGCCTCCACTGCGCAGCCGCAGTTTCTCCAggacacagagagcagaagaggcAGACAGAAAAATGGCCCTCGATAATTTAATTTTTGCCCAATGCATCCTTTATTTTTTATCCTTCGTATTCGGTTTCATCGCCGTGGTGCCTCTGTCTGAAAACACGGAGGATTTCGGAGGGAAATGCCTGCTCTTCACGCGGGGTATGTGGCAAAACGAGAACATCACGGTGTCGAAGCAGCGCTTCATCGTGGAGGAGTGGGGACCCGAGTCCTCCTGCAGCTTCATCACTTTTGTCGGGATAACGTCACTCATCCTGTCCGCAGTGCAGGCATGGAGGCTGCTGTTCTTTCTGTGCAAAGGACACGATGA CTCCATATTCAACGCCTTTCTCAACCTGCTGATCAGCTCCCTGGCGGTGTTCACAGTCTTCCTGTCCAGCACCATTGTCAGTGTGGGTTTCAACATGTGGTGCGACTCCATCACCGAGGGTGGGACCATGCCCAGCAG TTGTGAGGACCTGCAGGACACTGATCTAGAACTCGGCCTGGACAATTCTGCTTTCTACGACCAGTTTGCTATAGCTCAG TTTGGCTTGTGGGCTGCATGGCTCACTTGGCTTGGGATCGCAGTGATGGCCTTCCTGAAGGTCTACTACAACTACAGACAAGAGGACCTGCTGGACAGTCTGATCCATGAGAAGGAACTGCTGCTCGGCCACTCCTCGCGTCGCAAATCCGACCTCAAGACCGGCCTGATCTAG